The Streptomyces sp. NBC_01353 genome contains a region encoding:
- the glnA gene encoding type I glutamate--ammonia ligase: MFQNADEAKKFIKDNDVKMVDVRFCDLPGVMQHFTIPATAFDPSDELAFDGSSIRGFQAIHESDMALRADLSTARLDPFRRDKTLNINFFIHDPITGEQYSRDPRNIAKKAEAYLASTGIADTAYFGPEAEFYVFDSVRFNTTANEGFYHIDSEAGAWNTGAVEDNRGYKVRYKGGYFPAPPVDHFADLRAEISLELENVGLQVERQHHEVGTAGQAEINYKFNTLLAAADDLMLFKYIVKNVAWRNGKTATFMPKPIFGDNGSGMHVHQSLWANGDPLFYDETGYAGLSDTARYYIGGILKHAPSLLAFTNPTVNSYHRLVPGFEAPVNMVYSQRNRSAAMRIPITGSNPKAKRVEFRAPDPSSNPYLAFSALLLAGLDGVKNKIEPAEPIDKDLYELAPEEHANVQQVPTSLPAVLDALEADNEYLQAGGVFTSDLIETWIDYKRTNEIAPIQLRPHPHEFELYFDI; the protein is encoded by the coding sequence ATGTTCCAGAACGCCGACGAGGCCAAGAAGTTCATCAAGGACAACGACGTCAAGATGGTCGACGTCCGTTTCTGTGACCTTCCGGGAGTGATGCAGCACTTCACGATCCCGGCGACGGCGTTCGACCCGTCCGACGAGCTCGCCTTCGACGGCTCGTCGATCCGCGGCTTCCAGGCCATCCACGAGTCCGACATGGCGCTGCGCGCCGACCTGTCGACGGCCCGCCTGGACCCGTTCCGCCGCGACAAGACGCTGAACATCAACTTCTTCATCCACGACCCGATCACGGGCGAGCAGTACAGCCGTGACCCGCGCAACATCGCGAAGAAGGCCGAGGCGTACCTCGCCTCCACCGGCATCGCCGACACCGCGTACTTCGGCCCCGAGGCCGAGTTCTACGTCTTCGACTCGGTGCGCTTCAACACCACCGCCAACGAGGGCTTCTACCACATCGACTCCGAGGCCGGCGCCTGGAACACCGGTGCGGTCGAGGACAACCGTGGCTACAAGGTCCGCTACAAGGGCGGCTACTTCCCGGCCCCGCCGGTCGACCACTTCGCCGACCTGCGCGCGGAGATCTCCCTGGAGCTGGAGAACGTCGGCCTCCAGGTCGAGCGCCAGCACCACGAGGTCGGCACCGCCGGCCAGGCCGAGATCAACTACAAGTTCAACACGCTGCTCGCCGCGGCCGACGACCTGATGCTCTTCAAGTACATCGTGAAGAACGTCGCCTGGCGCAACGGCAAGACCGCGACCTTCATGCCGAAGCCGATCTTCGGCGACAACGGCTCGGGCATGCACGTCCACCAGTCGCTGTGGGCCAACGGCGACCCGCTGTTCTACGACGAGACCGGCTACGCGGGCCTGTCGGACACCGCCCGCTACTACATCGGCGGCATCCTGAAGCACGCCCCGTCGCTGCTCGCCTTCACCAACCCGACGGTGAACTCGTACCACCGCCTGGTCCCGGGCTTCGAGGCCCCGGTCAACATGGTGTACTCGCAGCGCAACCGCTCCGCCGCCATGCGCATCCCGATCACGGGCTCGAACCCGAAGGCCAAGCGCGTCGAGTTCCGCGCGCCGGACCCGTCCTCGAACCCGTACCTCGCCTTCTCGGCGCTGCTCCTCGCGGGCCTCGACGGCGTCAAGAACAAGATCGAGCCGGCCGAGCCGATCGACAAGGACCTGTACGAGCTGGCTCCCGAGGAGCACGCGAACGTCCAGCAGGTCCCGACCTCCCTCCCGGCGGTCCTGGACGCCCTCGAGGCGGACAACGAGTACCTGCAGGCCGGCGGTGTCTTCACCTCCGACCTGATCGAGACCTGGATCGACTACAAGCGCACGAACGAGATCGCCCCGATCCAGCTGCGCCCGCACCCGCACGAGTTCGAGCTGTACTTCGACATTTAA
- a CDS encoding RDD family protein, which translates to MDNRQAMGSWLSGPRAAAEDAGVDFGYRGEQLGLPEEGPGSIARPGRRIGALAVDWALCMLIAYGLLTDGYSQATGNWALIILLALSVLTVGTVGFTPGKRLFGLRVASVNGGRLGFLRVVARSILVCLAIPALIWDRDGRGLHDRLSGAVQVRI; encoded by the coding sequence GTGGACAACAGGCAAGCAATGGGATCGTGGCTCTCGGGACCCCGCGCGGCGGCCGAGGACGCAGGCGTCGACTTCGGTTACCGGGGGGAGCAGCTCGGGCTTCCCGAGGAGGGGCCCGGCTCGATCGCCCGGCCCGGCCGGCGGATCGGCGCCCTTGCCGTCGACTGGGCTCTGTGCATGTTGATCGCATACGGCCTGCTCACCGACGGCTACAGCCAGGCGACCGGCAACTGGGCCCTCATCATCCTGCTCGCCCTGAGCGTGCTCACGGTCGGCACCGTCGGCTTCACCCCCGGCAAGCGGCTCTTCGGCCTCCGTGTCGCCTCGGTGAACGGCGGCCGGCTCGGCTTCCTCCGCGTCGTCGCCCGCAGCATCCTGGTCTGCCTCGCCATCCCGGCCCTCATCTGGGACCGCGACGGCCGCGGCCTCCACGACCGCCTCTCCGGCGCCGTACAGGTCCGGATCTGA
- a CDS encoding DUF4191 domain-containing protein, whose protein sequence is MARTANTGSGDAANQGRLKQIALTYKMTRKADPKVGLVVAGVGIVVLGVLLAIGFLIGHPVYLGILGFILALLAMAIIFGRRAERAAFGQMEGQPGAAAAVLQNVGRGWTTTPAVAMNKSQDVVHRAVGKAGIVLVGEGNPNGLRSLLAAEKKRMARIVVDVPVTDIIVGNGEGQVPLKKVRTTMLKLPRVLSGPQVTATNDRLRAMGDLMSNMPLPKGPMPKGMRMPRGGKMR, encoded by the coding sequence ATGGCGAGGACTGCAAACACGGGCAGCGGTGACGCTGCGAACCAGGGGCGACTGAAGCAGATCGCCCTCACGTACAAGATGACCCGAAAGGCCGACCCGAAGGTCGGGCTTGTCGTCGCGGGCGTGGGCATCGTCGTACTCGGCGTTCTCCTCGCGATCGGCTTCCTGATCGGGCACCCGGTCTACCTGGGCATCCTGGGCTTCATCCTGGCGCTGCTGGCGATGGCGATCATCTTCGGACGACGTGCCGAGCGCGCGGCCTTCGGTCAGATGGAGGGGCAGCCCGGCGCGGCGGCCGCCGTCCTGCAGAACGTCGGGCGCGGCTGGACGACGACCCCGGCGGTCGCGATGAACAAGAGCCAGGACGTCGTGCACCGCGCGGTCGGCAAGGCCGGCATCGTGCTGGTCGGCGAGGGCAACCCGAACGGCCTGCGGTCGCTGCTCGCGGCCGAGAAGAAGCGGATGGCCCGGATCGTCGTGGACGTTCCGGTGACCGACATCATCGTCGGCAACGGCGAGGGCCAGGTGCCGCTGAAGAAGGTCCGTACGACCATGCTGAAGCTGCCGCGGGTGCTCTCCGGCCCGCAGGTGACGGCGACCAACGACCGGCTGCGCGCCATGGGCGACCTGATGAGCAACATGCCCCTGCCGAAGGGTCCGATGCCGAAGGGCATGCGGATGCCGCGCGGCGGAAAGATGCGCTGA
- the lipA gene encoding lipoyl synthase, with amino-acid sequence MSAVAPDGRKMLRLEVRNAQTPIERKPEWIKTRAKMGPEYTKMQSLVKSEGLHTVCQEAGCPNIFECWEDREATFLIGGDQCTRRCDFCQIDTGKPEALDRDEPRRVGESVVTMDLNYATITGVARDDLEDGGAWLYAETVRQIHEQTAGRADGRTKVELLAPDFNAVPELLAEVFASRPEVFAHNVETVPRIFKRIRPGFRYERSLDVITKARDYGLVTKSNLILGMGETREEISEALQQLHAAGCELITITQYLRPSVRHHPVERWVKPQEFVELKEEADEIGFSGVMSGPLVRSSYRAGRLYQQAMEKRGETATTPTV; translated from the coding sequence GTGTCCGCAGTCGCACCCGACGGACGCAAGATGCTGCGCCTGGAGGTCCGTAACGCCCAGACCCCCATCGAGCGCAAGCCCGAGTGGATCAAGACCCGGGCGAAGATGGGTCCCGAGTACACGAAGATGCAGAGCCTCGTGAAGAGCGAGGGCCTGCACACGGTCTGCCAGGAGGCGGGCTGTCCCAACATCTTCGAGTGCTGGGAGGACCGCGAGGCCACCTTCCTCATCGGCGGTGACCAGTGCACGCGGCGCTGCGACTTCTGCCAGATCGACACGGGCAAGCCCGAGGCGCTGGACCGTGACGAGCCCCGCCGTGTCGGCGAGTCGGTCGTCACGATGGACCTGAACTACGCCACCATCACCGGCGTCGCGCGCGACGACCTGGAGGACGGCGGCGCCTGGCTGTACGCGGAGACCGTGCGCCAGATCCACGAGCAGACCGCGGGCCGCGCCGACGGCCGTACGAAGGTGGAGCTGCTCGCCCCCGACTTCAACGCGGTGCCGGAGCTCCTGGCGGAGGTCTTCGCCTCCCGCCCCGAGGTCTTCGCGCACAACGTCGAGACGGTGCCGCGGATCTTCAAGCGGATCCGTCCCGGCTTCCGCTACGAGCGCTCTCTGGACGTCATCACGAAGGCCCGTGACTACGGTCTGGTCACGAAGTCGAACCTGATCCTCGGCATGGGCGAGACCCGTGAGGAGATCAGCGAGGCGCTGCAGCAGCTGCACGCCGCGGGTTGCGAGCTGATCACGATCACGCAGTACCTGCGCCCGTCGGTGCGCCACCACCCCGTGGAGCGCTGGGTGAAGCCGCAGGAGTTCGTGGAGCTGAAGGAGGAGGCCGACGAGATCGGCTTCTCCGGTGTGATGTCGGGCCCGCTGGTCCGTTCCTCGTACCGTGCCGGCCGGCTCTACCAGCAGGCGATGGAGAAGCGCGGCGAGACGGCGACCACGCCGACTGTGTGA
- the lipB gene encoding lipoyl(octanoyl) transferase LipB: MSELRFVRLGFGDDAVEYQVAWDKQREVHAARFADEITDTCLLLEHPPVYTAGRRTEESERPLDGTPVVDVDRGGKITWHGPGQLVGYPIMKLPRPVDVVAHVRRLEDALIRTAAEFGVETTRIEGRSGVWVLGDPVEQRPSLGGLSLDFDPRLSDPEFDPRLNGPEYAPSNAGQRREDRKLAAIGIRVAKGVTMHGFALNVNPDNAWFDRIIPCGIRDAGVASLASELGRDITIEEVLPVVEKHLRAVLENAELKPREIGTSPVEANA, from the coding sequence GTGAGTGAGCTGCGATTCGTCCGTCTGGGCTTCGGCGACGACGCCGTCGAGTACCAGGTGGCCTGGGACAAGCAGCGCGAGGTGCACGCCGCCCGGTTCGCCGACGAGATCACCGACACCTGTCTGCTTCTGGAGCACCCGCCCGTGTACACGGCCGGCCGGCGCACGGAGGAGAGCGAGCGTCCCCTGGACGGGACGCCGGTCGTCGACGTGGACCGCGGCGGAAAGATCACCTGGCACGGCCCGGGTCAGCTCGTCGGCTACCCGATCATGAAGCTGCCCCGCCCGGTCGATGTCGTCGCGCACGTCCGTCGCCTGGAGGACGCGCTGATCCGCACCGCCGCCGAGTTCGGCGTGGAGACCACCCGGATCGAGGGTCGCAGCGGTGTGTGGGTGCTCGGAGATCCGGTGGAGCAGCGCCCGTCACTCGGAGGTCTTTCGCTGGACTTCGACCCGCGGCTGAGCGACCCGGAGTTCGATCCGCGGCTCAACGGCCCGGAGTACGCCCCGTCCAACGCCGGCCAGCGCCGCGAGGACCGCAAGCTCGCCGCGATCGGCATCCGGGTCGCCAAGGGCGTCACGATGCACGGCTTCGCCCTGAACGTGAACCCGGACAACGCCTGGTTCGACCGGATCATCCCCTGCGGGATCCGGGACGCCGGCGTGGCCTCGCTGGCGAGCGAGCTCGGCCGGGACATCACGATCGAGGAGGTCCTGCCGGTGGTCGAGAAGCACCTGCGGGCGGTCCTGGAGAACGCGGAGCTGAAGCCGCGCGAGATCGGGACGTCTCCCGTAGAGGCGAACGCCTAG
- a CDS encoding regulator has product MTERPPQRIPNRQLAALIAEAGFSNAGLARRVDQLGLEHGLDLRYDKTSVTRWLRGQQPRGTTPALIAEVFTRRLGRRLSAQDLGLDACAPVYAGLEFAATPEEAVDIVSGLWRKDSGSHVELRKIAFTPAGLVVPSRDWLIGRADERVARGDMAAPNGRLGPEGRLGQDGRLGSDGRLATEARHGAEARPGGDGVRLATEARRPPQDPRVPPQGRVSLPRQRGTDRGPGQRVSSGDIAALRSVGELFRTLDHAYGGGHARQALVRYLEHEAEPMLRGTYGESVGRRLFAAAADLTRLAGWTSYDIAAHGLAQRYFVQALRLAQAAGDRAYGSYVLITMSRQAVYLGHGREAVQLARVAQQGVGSSAPPVVQALLQAVEARGHGVLGEARACSASLARAERALEAGRPGDDVPYWARPFDEAQLADEFGHCHRDLQQYRPAAQHAERSLQLRAPGFARSRLFCRVVLASARLGLGELDQACALGAEAAQQASEMRSARAVEYVRDFERRLEPYRDAAAVRTYRDRVAAIG; this is encoded by the coding sequence ATGACGGAACGACCCCCGCAGCGCATCCCGAACCGCCAGCTCGCCGCGCTCATCGCCGAAGCAGGGTTCTCCAACGCGGGCCTGGCCAGGAGGGTGGACCAGCTCGGCCTGGAGCACGGACTCGACCTGCGGTACGACAAGACCTCCGTGACCCGTTGGCTGCGCGGTCAGCAGCCGCGGGGCACCACCCCCGCACTGATCGCCGAGGTCTTCACCCGGCGCCTGGGCCGTCGCCTCTCCGCGCAGGACCTCGGTCTGGACGCCTGCGCCCCCGTCTACGCGGGGCTGGAGTTCGCGGCGACGCCCGAGGAGGCGGTCGACATCGTCAGCGGGCTGTGGCGGAAGGACTCCGGCAGCCATGTCGAACTCCGCAAGATCGCCTTCACCCCGGCCGGGCTCGTGGTCCCCAGCCGCGACTGGCTGATCGGCCGGGCGGACGAGCGGGTCGCCCGGGGGGACATGGCGGCGCCCAACGGCCGTCTCGGCCCGGAGGGTCGGCTCGGTCAGGACGGCCGCCTCGGCTCGGACGGTCGGCTCGCGACGGAGGCCCGGCACGGCGCGGAGGCGCGTCCGGGCGGAGACGGCGTGCGGCTCGCCACCGAAGCGCGCCGTCCGCCGCAGGACCCCCGGGTCCCGCCGCAGGGCAGGGTCTCCCTCCCCCGCCAGCGCGGCACCGACCGGGGCCCCGGGCAGCGGGTCTCCAGCGGTGACATCGCCGCCCTCCGCTCCGTCGGCGAGCTCTTCCGCACCCTCGACCACGCCTACGGCGGCGGTCACGCCCGCCAGGCCCTCGTGCGCTACCTGGAGCACGAGGCCGAGCCGATGCTGCGCGGCACGTACGGGGAGTCCGTCGGACGGCGCCTCTTCGCCGCGGCCGCCGACCTGACGAGGCTGGCCGGCTGGACCTCGTACGACATCGCCGCCCACGGCCTGGCCCAGCGGTACTTCGTCCAGGCGCTGCGCCTCGCGCAGGCGGCGGGGGACCGCGCGTACGGCTCGTACGTCCTGATCACCATGAGCCGGCAGGCGGTGTACCTCGGCCATGGGCGCGAGGCAGTGCAGCTGGCGCGCGTCGCCCAGCAGGGCGTGGGCTCCTCCGCGCCGCCCGTCGTCCAGGCGCTGCTGCAGGCGGTGGAGGCCCGTGGGCACGGTGTGCTCGGCGAGGCGCGGGCGTGCAGCGCGTCCCTCGCCCGGGCCGAGCGGGCCCTGGAGGCGGGCCGGCCGGGCGACGACGTGCCGTACTGGGCGCGGCCCTTCGACGAGGCGCAGCTCGCCGACGAGTTCGGCCACTGCCACCGGGACCTCCAGCAGTACCGCCCGGCGGCGCAGCACGCCGAACGCTCCCTGCAGCTGCGCGCGCCCGGCTTCGCCCGCAGCCGGCTCTTCTGCCGCGTGGTCCTCGCCTCGGCCCGGCTCGGCCTCGGCGAGCTGGACCAGGCGTGCGCGCTGGGCGCGGAGGCGGCGCAGCAGGCGTCCGAGATGCGCTCGGCGCGGGCGGTGGAGTACGTACGCGACTTCGAACGCCGCCTGGAGCCGTACCGCGACGCGGCGGCGGTCCGCACGTACCGCGACCGCGTGGCAGCGATCGGCTGA
- a CDS encoding NAD(P)/FAD-dependent oxidoreductase has translation MLSTARHSDVVTDVVVVGAGIAGLAAAHRLTSAGIGVTVLEAGPRVGGRMATDDVDGFRLDRVGPLLTASYAELSRTPGLGGVTLRPFAPGALVHSDGRYVRVGEPFPHAPWRVGVARGARGTARGSAQGPWGAGWGSPHAPRRVGGAFTVARALASAPRHPAASLDQARLGASLARLAATPAQRLLTRPERAAREALTARLPTRTVQGVLRPLVAALLGDPDLATSSRWADLALRAFARGRLCVPEGGSATLPDLLATTLPSGTVRTGVRVTDIAVDRVATAEHGVFRCRSVVLATGARTAAELLPGLRTPAFHPVTVLHHTAPAAPTPDPVLLLESDVGGPVAYTAVMSAVDPTRAPAGRVLVTSTVLGTPPDDTERRVRKHLATLYGTSTDEWELLALHHTPDAVPAMPPPHDPRRPVRLLAGLYVCGDHRDTSTPQGALSSGRRAAQAVLGDLGVRAREESTTEAA, from the coding sequence GTGCTCAGTACCGCACGCCATTCGGACGTCGTCACGGACGTCGTCGTCGTGGGAGCCGGGATCGCGGGGCTCGCGGCCGCCCACCGGCTGACCAGCGCCGGAATCGGCGTCACGGTCCTGGAGGCCGGGCCGCGGGTCGGCGGCCGGATGGCCACGGACGACGTCGACGGCTTCCGGCTCGACCGGGTCGGGCCGCTGCTGACCGCCTCGTACGCCGAACTGTCCCGCACGCCCGGTCTGGGCGGGGTGACGCTGCGGCCGTTCGCACCGGGGGCGCTGGTGCACAGCGACGGACGGTACGTCAGGGTCGGCGAACCGTTCCCGCACGCGCCCTGGCGCGTGGGGGTCGCGCGGGGCGCCCGGGGTACGGCGAGGGGGTCCGCTCAGGGCCCTTGGGGCGCAGGGTGGGGGTCCCCCCACGCGCCCCGGCGCGTAGGGGGAGCTTTCACAGTGGCGCGCGCCCTTGCGAGCGCCCCTCGCCATCCGGCCGCCTCGCTCGACCAGGCGCGGCTCGGAGCCTCGCTGGCGCGGCTCGCGGCCACACCGGCGCAGCGGCTGCTGACCCGTCCGGAGCGGGCCGCGCGCGAGGCCCTGACGGCCAGGCTGCCGACCCGTACCGTCCAGGGGGTGCTGCGGCCCCTGGTCGCCGCGCTGCTCGGCGACCCCGATCTCGCCACGTCCAGCCGCTGGGCCGATCTGGCGCTGCGCGCGTTCGCCCGGGGGCGGTTGTGCGTGCCGGAGGGGGGCTCGGCGACGCTGCCCGACCTGCTGGCCACGACGCTGCCGTCCGGCACGGTCCGTACGGGCGTCCGGGTCACGGACATCGCGGTCGACCGGGTCGCGACGGCGGAGCACGGGGTGTTCCGGTGCCGCTCGGTGGTGCTGGCGACGGGCGCCCGCACGGCCGCCGAGCTGCTGCCCGGGCTGCGGACACCCGCCTTCCACCCGGTCACCGTGCTGCACCACACCGCTCCGGCCGCGCCGACGCCCGACCCTGTGCTGCTCCTGGAGTCCGACGTGGGCGGCCCGGTGGCGTACACGGCGGTGATGAGCGCGGTCGATCCCACGCGGGCGCCGGCGGGCCGGGTGCTTGTCACCTCGACGGTCCTGGGCACTCCGCCGGACGACACCGAGCGGCGGGTCCGCAAGCACCTCGCGACGCTGTACGGCACGTCGACGGACGAGTGGGAGCTGCTGGCCCTCCACCACACCCCGGACGCGGTTCCCGCGATGCCGCCGCCGCACGACCCGCGCCGGCCGGTCCGGCTGCTCGCGGGCCTGTACGTCTGCGGCGACCACCGCGACACGTCCACGCCGCAGGGCGCCCTGTCCTCGGGCCGCCGCGCGGCCCAGGCGGTCCTGGGAGACCTGGGCGTCCGCGCCCGCGAGGAATCGACGACGGAGGCGGCCTGA
- a CDS encoding TIGR01777 family oxidoreductase: MQRSRIAVTGASGLIGSALVRSLRADGHQVSRLVRRPARTADEVEWDPARLYVDAAGLVGVDAVVHLAGAGVGERRWSEAYKKEIRDSRVLGTTAIAQALASLADPPKVLVCGTALGYYGDTGSRAVDESAPAGEGFLPSVCVEWEAAAAPAEEAGIRVAYARTGLVVAREGGAWGRLFPVFRAGVGGRMGDGRQYWSFISLHDEVAALRHLIETDSLSGPVNLTAPEPVTNREVTAAMGRVLHRPTVCAVPAPALRLVLGDFAQDVLGSQRVLPGRLSESGFRFAFPTIDEAIRAAA; encoded by the coding sequence ATGCAACGCTCCCGAATCGCGGTCACCGGCGCCTCCGGACTCATCGGCTCCGCCCTGGTGCGTTCGCTGCGCGCCGACGGCCATCAGGTGTCCCGCCTCGTGCGGCGGCCCGCCCGGACCGCGGACGAGGTCGAGTGGGACCCGGCGCGGCTGTACGTGGACGCGGCGGGGCTCGTAGGCGTCGACGCGGTCGTGCATCTGGCGGGCGCCGGCGTGGGTGAGCGCCGCTGGAGCGAGGCGTACAAGAAGGAGATCCGCGACAGCCGCGTGCTCGGTACGACGGCGATCGCGCAGGCCCTCGCCTCGCTCGCCGATCCGCCGAAGGTTCTGGTGTGCGGCACGGCGCTGGGCTACTACGGCGACACCGGCTCGCGCGCCGTGGACGAGAGCGCACCCGCGGGCGAGGGTTTCCTGCCCTCGGTGTGCGTGGAGTGGGAGGCCGCGGCGGCCCCCGCCGAAGAGGCCGGTATCCGGGTCGCGTACGCCCGCACGGGTCTGGTGGTGGCCCGCGAGGGCGGGGCGTGGGGCCGGCTCTTCCCGGTCTTCCGTGCCGGTGTGGGTGGCCGGATGGGCGACGGCCGCCAGTACTGGAGCTTCATCTCGCTGCACGACGAGGTGGCCGCCCTGCGGCATCTGATCGAGACCGACTCCCTCTCGGGCCCGGTGAATCTGACGGCCCCCGAACCGGTCACCAACCGCGAGGTGACGGCGGCGATGGGCCGTGTGCTGCACCGTCCCACGGTCTGCGCGGTCCCCGCTCCTGCCCTCAGGCTCGTACTCGGGGACTTCGCCCAGGATGTGCTGGGCAGTCAGCGGGTGCTGCCGGGCCGGTTGTCGGAGTCCGGGTTCCGGTTCGCGTTCCCCACGATCGACGAGGCGATCCGCGCCGCCGCCTGA
- a CDS encoding GNAT family N-acetyltransferase produces the protein MIVPETHIRRALPADEDALGELDRATWSPLHAVMPAPEPPYGPFFDERHRPEDYLVAEQGRTVVGYLRLVPPTPLACNAHVRQIQGLAVAENARGRGVARALLRAAMEETRRQGGTRLTLRVLGHNKPARALYTSEGFVVEGVLPGEFFLDGAYVDDVLMGRAVTP, from the coding sequence ATGATCGTGCCGGAGACGCACATACGACGGGCCCTTCCCGCCGACGAGGACGCCCTCGGGGAGCTGGACCGCGCCACCTGGTCGCCGCTGCACGCCGTGATGCCCGCGCCGGAACCCCCGTACGGACCGTTCTTCGACGAGCGGCACCGGCCCGAGGACTATCTGGTCGCGGAGCAGGGCCGGACCGTCGTCGGCTATCTGCGGCTCGTGCCGCCGACCCCGCTCGCGTGCAACGCGCACGTCCGCCAGATCCAGGGCCTCGCCGTCGCCGAGAACGCCCGTGGCCGGGGCGTGGCCCGCGCGCTGCTGCGCGCCGCCATGGAGGAGACACGGCGGCAGGGCGGCACCCGGCTCACCCTGCGCGTCCTCGGCCACAACAAGCCCGCCCGCGCCCTCTACACGTCCGAGGGCTTCGTGGTCGAGGGCGTCCTGCCCGGCGAGTTCTTCCTGGACGGCGCGTACGTCGACGACGTCCTGATGGGCCGCGCGGTCACGCCGTAG
- a CDS encoding TetR family transcriptional regulator, with product MSTKPPSLTERRKAATQLDIARAAAELFTERGPDGTTAEDIALRAGVALRTFYRYFRSKQDAVAPLLAGGADRWRESLAAAEPGSTVPAALERSIREALAAADEEAAEGLRWTRGLLRAAAADPALRAVWYRVNQESEEKLLAVVAQLAGPDADPLEVRLAAAAATDAIRVALEAWAETDAPVRGKGAPAELAVRCLRELMGGMAPLTPREGGRA from the coding sequence GTGAGCACCAAGCCCCCCTCCCTGACGGAGCGCCGCAAGGCCGCCACCCAGCTCGACATCGCCCGGGCCGCCGCCGAGCTCTTCACCGAGCGCGGCCCGGACGGCACGACGGCCGAGGACATCGCCCTGCGCGCCGGGGTCGCGCTGCGGACCTTCTACCGCTACTTCCGCTCCAAGCAGGACGCCGTCGCCCCGCTCCTGGCGGGCGGCGCGGACCGCTGGCGTGAGTCGCTCGCGGCGGCGGAGCCGGGTTCGACCGTGCCGGCCGCGCTGGAGCGGTCGATCAGGGAGGCGCTCGCGGCGGCCGACGAGGAGGCCGCGGAGGGGCTGCGGTGGACGCGGGGGCTGCTGCGCGCGGCCGCCGCGGACCCGGCGCTGCGGGCGGTCTGGTACCGGGTCAACCAGGAGTCGGAGGAGAAGCTGCTGGCCGTGGTGGCCCAGCTGGCAGGACCGGACGCCGACCCGCTGGAGGTACGGCTCGCGGCGGCGGCGGCCACCGACGCGATCCGGGTGGCCCTGGAGGCGTGGGCGGAGACGGACGCGCCGGTACGGGGCAAGGGGGCACCGGCCGAGCTGGCGGTGCGGTGCCTGCGCGAACTGATGGGCGGGATGGCCCCGTTGACACCCCGGGAGGGCGGGCGCGCCTAG
- a CDS encoding SDR family oxidoreductase, which translates to MNRYEGRRALVTGGGSGIGQATVLRMLAEGGTVVAADISEDGLKDTVAKTDAAGDRLTTVVLNVADEASVRAAVATAVETLGGLDVLVNAAGILRSSHTHETSLDSFEQVLRTNLTGTFLVIREAIPALLEGNGPAVVNFSSTSAMFAHPYMAAYAASKGGIQSMTHALAAEYAKQGIRFTAVQPGSISSGMTDGTGASRQSVGPGLPEDTDWSLFAKLAPALGQGFAGPETVAGVVAMLASEDGKFITGTEVRVDGGTHF; encoded by the coding sequence ATGAACCGCTACGAAGGACGCCGCGCACTGGTCACCGGTGGCGGCTCCGGCATCGGCCAGGCCACCGTGCTGCGCATGCTCGCCGAGGGCGGCACCGTCGTCGCCGCGGACATCAGCGAGGACGGCCTGAAGGACACCGTCGCCAAGACGGACGCGGCCGGCGACCGACTGACCACCGTCGTCCTGAACGTCGCCGACGAGGCCTCGGTACGCGCGGCCGTCGCCACCGCCGTCGAGACGCTGGGCGGCCTGGACGTCCTGGTCAACGCGGCCGGCATCCTGCGTTCCTCGCACACCCACGAGACCAGCCTCGACTCCTTCGAGCAGGTCCTCCGGACCAACCTGACCGGCACCTTCCTGGTGATCCGCGAGGCGATCCCCGCGCTCCTGGAGGGCAACGGCCCCGCCGTGGTCAACTTCTCCTCCACCTCGGCGATGTTCGCCCACCCGTACATGGCCGCCTACGCGGCCAGCAAGGGCGGCATCCAGTCCATGACCCACGCCCTCGCTGCCGAGTACGCCAAGCAGGGCATCCGCTTCACCGCCGTCCAGCCCGGCTCCATCTCCTCCGGCATGACCGACGGCACCGGCGCCAGCCGCCAGTCCGTCGGCCCCGGCCTGCCCGAGGACACCGACTGGTCCCTCTTCGCCAAGCTCGCCCCCGCCCTCGGCCAGGGCTTCGCCGGACCGGAGACCGTCGCCGGCGTCGTGGCCATGCTGGCGAGCGAGGACGGGAAGTTCATCACCGGCACCGAGGTCCGTGTCGACGGCGGGACCCACTTCTGA